ACAAAAGGCCATGCTTTTCTATAGCTTTACTGCGTACCGAAAATTGCAGATAGCAAAAGAAAGCATGTGCAAAAAGGCCTGCAACCAATTCCAAATGTTGCAATTGCCCAAAAACTTAAAAGAATTGAAAATGAAATATCTTGTGtgggggaggggaggagaggagtgTTCCTCACAAAATAGCAACAGTAACATGAATGGCATACTTTATATGATCCATTTTAAGCAACCACAAGAATAATCAAGACATGATGAAAAAGTGGATGATTTGACATCGATTAGATCTAACAATGAATGCCCAACTCTATAGTTGTTGACATTTCCTTTTAGTAAAGAAAACTCTCTAGTTGTTGGAGAAATGTGAGCGGTGTACTACACTTTTTCAGTACTCTGTCATCAAGGTAGTCCCAAAACTATATAATGTGAACCCAATATGGACCTGGTTACACCTGGAAACATCCTGGTCTCATTACTTGACATTCCCGAGTTCTGCTTGCTACAATTTTTCCTTCCAAAGGTGCATGACAGATCTTGAGCTCTAGATCTTACAAGTGCTTAGTCTTTCATGCTACATAATTTTGGGCAATTTCATGTACCAATCAGGTGGCCCGAAAGCTGAAGCTGAGGGGGAAGTTAGAAATCTATTGAAAGGATCTATTGGAAAATCTGGATAGATAGCTTAGCCTTGCCAGGAAAGGCAAGTAAAAGTCAAACTATGTTATGTCCTTTTTGTCAAGCAAAATATGAGTACAGTTTACACTGATTCCTCAAATGCAGTTTGTTCAAAGTGATGCTGTTAAGGAACATCAAGAATACGAGGAATACGAGACGCGTAATTTAGAGGGAGGGATGGAGGGAGGAGCGACAAAAATCATCAACCCACAGAAAGGGCTCAAATCTGAACATACCTTCTAAAGGCTGCTAAGTTAGCTTAATGTCTGATAACCCATCAGTCCTCGGAAATCGTCAGGGGTTGATGGTTTATTTCCGGGCTTAGGTAGCCATGGAAATAATTTGGTGAGACCTTGCCTTTCAGAACCATCGATTTCTTGTCTACCATTGACCCCGTATTTCTCCCTCTCGATTGCATCCATAATATCCTCCCGGGACACAGTATTCCCACCTGAACAGATCAACACCAATAAATTTCATATTAACATATTTTCTCCAATTGCCTTAAAAAACATTCATTTGGGATTAATGAACAACCAGAAACTAATCCTCATTTCAAAGTGCAAAAGTAAAATATTGAACAGCAAGTGGAATTATGACTATTCCAGTAACAGTTTCCAATAGAATTAGTCAGAAAAATATCTCAGTAATAGGTTTCAATCATGGACCAAAACTTGTAAGTTTTAAACCATGTAACTCAAAGCACCATTCAATTTAGAAATAATTTCACTGGCATCAACATCATATCTGATGCATGAGCAACAAATGATATGTGATCTACCTTTCTGTATCTTACATAAGTGCTTCTAACTTTACCTCTTCGTGCAGCTAGTAGAGCAGCCTCATTAACAATGTTTGCTAGATCCGCGCCAACCAGTCCTGGGGTTAGATTAGCAACCAGATCACTAATTATTTCAGGATTCTCTTCCAAAGGAATATCCCTTAGATGAACAGCCAAGATCTTTTTGCGGCCCTCCACATCAGGCACACCAACAACAACCTTTCTGGAGAAGCGGCCAGGCCGACAAAGAGCAGCATCCAGTGCTTTTGGCCTGTTAGTAGCTGCCATGACAATTACTTTCATGTCCGAGTCAAAACCATCCATTTCAGTAAGCAGCTGTTGATAGAGAAAATCAAGAAAACATACTTTGAGTGATGTCATTAGACAAGGATATAAAATATCATCAGAGTGCCAAAAACCACACCTGGTTTAGAGTTTGGTCCCTCTCATCATTAAAACTTCTACCTCTACTTCCACCCACGGCATCAAGTTCATCAATAAAAATGATTGACGGAGCAGCTTCTTTGGCTTCCTTGAACAAATCCCTGACCCGAGCAGCACCTCTTCCAACGAAAACTTCAACAAACTCACTAGCAGAAACAGAGAAAAATGGAATTCCAGCCTCTCCTGCAACTGCCCTTGCTAGCAGAGTCTTCCCAGTTCCTGGGGGGCCAACAAGCAGAACACCCCTGGGCAGTTTTGCTCCAAGCTTCTTGTAGTTCAATGAACCATGCAAACAGCTCACTATCTACATTGGAAAATTGCCATGTTTTACTAAGGTTCTTAATGACCATCATCCAGACAGTAAAATGTAATACAAAACTAATTCTTCTAATGGAAAAAGAAACAACTTCAGACCAATGCACTTCCTAGTTATTGAAAAAAAACCCAGCACTCAATACTTACTCAAGGACATAATTTGAGACCAATATAATTGCAAGGTGGAAGAACAAATTAATCATTCAACAGCATATATATGTCCTGGAACCCCAGACTTCCAGGAGCTATCACATTTATGTTCATTTTAAGAGTGCTACCAACATTTTCAATTTTCGTCATGAACTTTGCAAACAAAAATGGTGCAAAGGCATGATTTACTAAAAGAGGCACATAGTAAACTTAACTACAGAGCAAACATGCTTCCCCTCGATGAAATTTAAAAGATGTTATTGTAATGTTAGAATTCCAAAGTGCTGCTTCTCCTAATATGAGAAAAATGCTTGGAAGTAACCACTGAGACAAATGATGCATGAAGCCTTTAAGTTTGTGTTACAATGAATGACCTAAAATCTTATATGAATCTAAGAAATGTGAAACAGACTATTGGTGAAGTTTCAATTCATACATTATATGATTAATGCATAATGCAAGAGCAAGGGAAGGCATTATCAAACTTGATATTTCCATTTTAAATAAAATCACTTAATTAGATGGAGCATAGTTCTGTTGTGATGTATGCAGATGACTAAACAGTGTGTGCAGTTGTAAGACAAAGCAAAAGCAAGCCTATTACTAGTCCAATAAGCTTGATTGACACTTCGTAAATTGCTATATCAATGTGGATGTACCATCTTAGTTCCTCTTGAACCCTATGTCTATtgcctttttttaaaaaaaagatgaAATGCCTATACTGCTAAATACCAAATGATTTTTTTTTGTCTTGCCACATTCATCAAGCATCGCAGAGAACATTCATGAGTAATCAATGCAAAAGCCACATTTACCTCCACAAGCTCCTCCTTCGCTTCATCCACGCCCTGAACATCGTCAAACCCCACCCTCTGCTTCCTCGGCTTGCGTCGCTTGTCAGCACTGCCCCCACCGGACATCTGCCGCTGTATGAACCACATCATCGGCAGCAGCGAGACCCAGAGTGTGAGCAGCGTGCTCAGCATGTCCACCAGCAGCCTCCCCGCAGGCCGCGGCGCCGACCGGTAGTCCACCCCGCCCTCCCGCATAAGCCCGAGCAGGAACCCCTCGTCGTGCGGCACCCTCCGCGCGTAGTACGGCCACTtgggcgccgccgcggctgcgCTATCAGTCTCGGGCTCGCTCGCTTCGTCGCTGCCGCTGGCGTCCCCGGCCTTCTTGCTGAAGTAGATGCGGCGCGAGTCCTCCTCGAACGCGACGGCGGCTACGGCGCCCTCGCGGAGCCCCGCGACGAGGTCCGAGTAGGCCACCTCCTTTGCCACGTTCTTCGGTAGCGCGAGCCGCGCGGCGAACAGGAGGAACGCCAGGAGGaccggcgccgcggccgcgggaGGCACGCGGCGGACGGCGCGCCGCAGCGCGGCCGCGAGGTCCCGCGGCGACAGCCTCCGGAGCCGCCACAGCATAAGGCGCAGCCGCGGCCGCAGGCGCAGCCGCGGCCTCCTCCTGCGGCCGGGCGTGCGGAGCCCCAGCCCCGCGCCCGCGTCCTTGTCCGCCTCGTCGACCTTGGCGCGCACGGGGCTCCTCCACCGCGTCCGCAGCCTCGCGTGACCCCCGGCCGCGGCGGGTGGAACCGTGCAGCCGCAGCCATAGGCATTGCCCCTCGCGGCCGCGGCGAGGCCGCTCCAGGAGGCGGGGCTCCTGAAGCAGGCGGCGCGAGCGCGCGGGAAGGAGGGCGCGGCGGATATGGGGCGGAGAGAGGCCATGGCAGccaccgcccgcgcgcgctctTCCGCTCCGGGCCTACGGCATTCGATCGGACAAGGCcgcgggcggtgcgggggagGGCGTGCGCGCGGGGCGCTCGACGGAATGACTCCGCGGAGGGAGGACACGAGCGGAGGAACTGGGCGTGCGGTGATTCTCGATTGGGTTCCGCAATCTGTGCGCGTGACGTGTCATGTCCGAGTCTTTCAGGGAGGGGCGATGCACGGATATGTCCGAGGGGATATTTTGTCGTGAAAATTTGGGGCCGTGGGCTTTCTTGGTTGGCCTGCTCCGCCTCGTGAGAATGAAAGAACAGTTTGGACTCAGTCCAGGAGTGCATGGAATGGACATGAAATGGGGGGCAATTCGACTGGGAGCGGCAGCCTCGCATAAGACTCCCCACGCGTGGGCCGTGCGTGGGCCGGCGCCTTCtttatcttcttcctcctccatcCACAGTCCCAGCTGAGGGCGGCGGTAGCCGCCTTCGATCCCAATCTTCTTACCTCAATCACCGGTCAAACCGTCATCACTGCCGAACCCCGCTACCGCTCCCGACCTCCCCTCTACAACCGCCAGCCATGGAAGTCTCCATCCTAGAAAACTCGAAACCGTAACTCTAATCGCCACCTcgaccaccacctccaccgacGGCGAACTCGCCACCGGCCGCTCCCCCATCTTCCACCCCTCACTGGGGTCCACTCCttccgggcggcgcggcagtggCGGACCGTAGCTGGACCTTCTACGTTAAGTCGCATAGCATCCGCATGCATGACCCTAACATTAGCACACAAATGTGCGCGCTTGGGTCCACCCCCAACTAGTCTAAAGAATTGGCATTTCTTTTTTCACATGTGAAATTTTCCAAGATCTCACGCACAACACACAGGACGGTTTCTTTTGCGAGTCATGTCAGCGACATACCGCTCAAAAGAGGaggttcttttttttaaaaaagtttaATTTACTCTCTTCAAGTATAGCCAAAGTCTGAATAACTCCTAAACTATAACTCGGTACAATTTACCCCCTAAACTATGCCATTTAGTTCATTTTATCTCATAATACAATTTATCTTTTTTTCCCCATACACAAGTTGAGTTTTAGTTTCAAATTTTGCAGGGTAGCAGTGGCCATCACAATGCATATTAAAAAATTATAATTTTTTCATTGTTATTTTTCATATAATTTTTGAACTCcaatgattaatttattattaaatAGCCTAACCCATCAAAAAAATTATGATGTATTTTTTCTAGCATGTGTTATGATGTGTACTATCATCTTGTAAAGTTTTAATTTAAAACTGCACCTATGCATGGAGAAATGAAAAGGACAAATTGTATTAGGGAGTAATTTAAACCAAATGGCATAGTTTAGGGGTAAAATGAACCAAACCATAGTTTAGCGGGTTATCCAAACTTTAGCTACAGTTGGGGGAGTGATTgggatctttttttttttttgaaagaaagaGGAGGTTCTTGAAAAGGACAGAAAAGAAGGGATCATCTTGCTGGGTCGTGGGTTCCGCACATCAGAATGAATGCTCTCGGGGAATGCGCTGGTTGTTTTACTTGTGTGCCCCAGTGAGGCTGTGAGCGAGAACCAAACAGGACTGCCCGCGAAAAGAAACAGAATGATAGCGCAAGCTGAATCATATGCTTCACAAACTTCCAAACCAGGGCCTAGTCGCCCTGATGTCTGCTTGCATAAGTTGATCGTGAACAAACTTACAAACACCATGGGCTCTCCAGTCCCGCCACCGTTGCCCGTTGGGCCGCTCCTACCATTCGATCCACCACCTCACCCTTATCTCCTTGCATTCTCTTGCCCAAATTCAGCTCGAATAACATGTGCGCTAGCTCTGTTTCTTTTGATGGCCATCCCGCCCCGCGCATTCATTCGATCATCCTCCGCGGCGCCTTGTCCTCGCATTTCACCGTGTAAATTGAGCTAGAATAACACGTGCAGTCCCCGGTCCCCGTCGTGGGCCACCCTACCCTTTGTTACATTCTCCTATCGCATTTGGATGGTTTTTTTCATAGGCTACATGATTCACGAGGGGAGATAGAAACCTAAGCTAGATTGTCATCCTCCTAGCTAGGAGGGAGCGGTGCCCTCAAAAAAGGAACTAGGAGGGAGTGGAAGGAACCACTACATAGCTTGGCACCCCCTCAAAGTTAGAAATGTTCACAAAAATTTCGTAATCCCTTGTCACTTTTAGATTCCTATCATATTTGCTTTAATATCATGCATATACTATGAAGCGCCGCACCCTCTCGTACCGGTAGGATTTCTATATAACCCTATTCTCCTAAATTATAAACTGtttatataagggtgggcagagACCCCCTCCAACCAGATTAACGCCTAACGcgatacaaaccaccacacagaacgtagagtattacgctc
The sequence above is drawn from the Panicum hallii strain FIL2 chromosome 7, PHallii_v3.1, whole genome shotgun sequence genome and encodes:
- the LOC112900734 gene encoding probable inactive ATP-dependent zinc metalloprotease FTSHI 3, chloroplastic, with the protein product HVTRTDCGTQSRITARPVPPLVSSLRGVIPSSAPRARPPPHRPRPCPIECRRPGAEERARAVAAMASLRPISAAPSFPRARAACFRSPASWSGLAAAARGNAYGCGCTVPPAAAGGHARLRTRWRSPVRAKVDEADKDAGAGLGLRTPGRRRRPRLRLRPRLRLMLWRLRRLSPRDLAAALRRAVRRVPPAAAAPVLLAFLLFAARLALPKNVAKEVAYSDLVAGLREGAVAAVAFEEDSRRIYFSKKAGDASGSDEASEPETDSAAAAAPKWPYYARRVPHDEGFLLGLMREGGVDYRSAPRPAGRLLVDMLSTLLTLWVSLLPMMWFIQRQMSGGGSADKRRKPRKQRVGFDDVQGVDEAKEELVEIVSCLHGSLNYKKLGAKLPRGVLLVGPPGTGKTLLARAVAGEAGIPFFSVSASEFVEVFVGRGAARVRDLFKEAKEAAPSIIFIDELDAVGGSRGRSFNDERDQTLNQLLTEMDGFDSDMKVIVMAATNRPKALDAALCRPGRFSRKVVVGVPDVEGRKKILAVHLRDIPLEENPEIISDLVANLTPGLVGADLANIVNEAALLAARRGGNTVSREDIMDAIEREKYGVNGRQEIDGSERQGLTKLFPWLPKPGNKPSTPDDFRGLMGYQTLS